One genomic segment of Pseudonocardia sp. T1-2H includes these proteins:
- a CDS encoding DUF2267 domain-containing protein → MKYDEFIDAVSERAGLPRDEAESLTHAVMRTLAERLSGGEAEDLRAQLPKGLQEDLIPPQEEAQGFDVSEFTRRVVQRSGIDPADAAAATAAVLSVLPDAVSAGEFDDVLSQLGLEYAALIDAQT, encoded by the coding sequence ATGAAGTACGACGAGTTCATCGATGCGGTCAGCGAACGCGCCGGCCTGCCGCGCGACGAGGCCGAGTCGCTCACGCACGCCGTGATGCGGACGCTCGCGGAGCGCCTGAGCGGCGGCGAGGCCGAGGACCTGCGCGCCCAGCTGCCCAAGGGGCTGCAGGAGGACCTCATCCCGCCGCAGGAGGAGGCGCAGGGCTTCGACGTCTCGGAGTTCACGCGCCGGGTCGTGCAGCGGTCCGGCATCGACCCGGCGGACGCGGCCGCCGCGACCGCCGCCGTGCTCTCCGTGCTCCCCGACGCCGTCAGCGCGGGGGAGTTCGACGACGTGCTCAGCCAGCTCGGTCTCGAGTACGCCGCACTGATCGACGCCCAGACGTAG